A single genomic interval of candidate division WOR-3 bacterium harbors:
- the gyrA gene encoding DNA gyrase subunit A, producing MNDNSVIPVYIEDEVRKSFLDYAMSVIVARALPDVRDGLKPVQRRILWTMQEMGLFPNRPFRKSAAVVGDVLGKYHPHGDAAVYDALVRMAQDFSLRYPLVQGQGNFGSIDGDAAAAYRYTEARLAPLAMELLRDLDKDTVDFQPNFDERLKEPVVLPAAFPNLLANGATGIAVGMATSIPPHNLAELIDGLVALIDNPDITISELMRWVKGPDFPTGGTVVGLDGIKQTYETGRGSFIVRGKVIFEEVKAGRDRLVITEIPYQVNKSALVERIAELVREKKIQGVADLRDESDREGMRIVLELKKETPKEVVLNQLFKWTPLESSFGAILLVLVNGEPKVLNLKGLLEKFLEFRLEVVTRRTKFELAKAEERAHILEGLKIALKSIDAVIELIKRSKDVETARKGLMDKFKLSQRQADAILEMRLSRLTGLEREKIDAEYKELIKEIARLKSLLSSKKLMMGEIRQELLELKQKFGDERRTEILAEKPAEVSIEDLIKEEDMAVTVTHRGYIKRMPVSVYRRQGRGGQGRTGVPVAEEDFVEGLFIASTHDYMMFFTDRGRCYWQKVYEIPEGSYASKGRSIANLVEMEKDEVTTSYVAVREFSADKYVFFVTRQGIVKRTSLEAFSNPRRKGIIAMTVDNNDALIATLLTSGKDEILLVTRNGMGIKFKETDVREMGRSAAGVRGIKLGKGDEVIGAVVCAPGSSLLTIFDNGFGKRTDFELFPTQKRGGKGVIAAKPVEKSGRLACAKAVSETSEIIVTSKQGIVIRVKCSEIRKCGRATTGVKVMAVEKGDAVVDVALVED from the coding sequence GTGAATGACAATTCGGTAATCCCGGTATATATTGAAGATGAGGTGCGTAAATCCTTTCTGGATTACGCAATGTCGGTTATTGTTGCTCGGGCGCTGCCTGATGTCAGGGATGGGTTAAAACCGGTACAGCGCCGCATTTTGTGGACGATGCAGGAGATGGGGTTGTTTCCTAATCGTCCGTTCCGAAAGTCCGCCGCGGTGGTGGGTGATGTCCTTGGTAAGTATCACCCGCATGGCGATGCTGCGGTTTACGATGCTCTGGTGCGGATGGCGCAGGACTTTTCGTTGCGTTATCCCTTGGTGCAGGGGCAGGGAAATTTTGGTTCGATTGATGGTGATGCGGCTGCTGCCTATCGATATACCGAAGCCCGGCTGGCACCACTGGCGATGGAACTACTCCGGGACCTTGATAAGGATACGGTTGATTTCCAACCCAATTTTGACGAAAGGTTAAAAGAGCCAGTTGTCCTACCCGCAGCATTTCCTAACCTTTTAGCCAATGGCGCTACCGGGATTGCGGTGGGAATGGCAACAAGTATCCCACCGCACAATCTAGCCGAGTTAATCGATGGGCTGGTTGCTTTGATTGACAATCCCGATATCACGATTAGTGAATTGATGCGCTGGGTTAAGGGTCCAGACTTTCCTACCGGTGGAACGGTTGTTGGGCTGGACGGGATAAAGCAAACTTATGAAACAGGACGGGGCAGTTTTATTGTTCGGGGTAAGGTGATATTTGAAGAGGTGAAGGCGGGCCGCGACCGGCTCGTGATTACCGAAATTCCTTATCAGGTGAATAAGTCGGCGCTGGTGGAACGCATCGCCGAACTGGTGCGGGAGAAGAAGATTCAGGGGGTTGCGGACCTGCGTGATGAGTCCGACCGCGAGGGGATGAGAATTGTCCTCGAGTTGAAGAAGGAGACGCCGAAAGAGGTAGTGTTGAATCAGCTGTTCAAGTGGACGCCACTCGAGTCCAGTTTTGGGGCGATTCTTTTAGTACTGGTCAACGGTGAGCCCAAGGTTTTGAATTTAAAGGGGCTTCTCGAGAAGTTTCTTGAATTTCGGTTGGAGGTTGTTACCCGAAGAACCAAATTTGAACTGGCAAAGGCGGAGGAACGGGCACATATCCTTGAGGGTTTGAAGATTGCCTTAAAGAGTATCGACGCGGTGATTGAACTTATCAAGCGGTCCAAGGATGTGGAGACGGCACGGAAAGGTTTGATGGATAAGTTCAAACTTTCGCAACGCCAGGCCGATGCGATTCTTGAGATGCGGCTATCGCGGCTTACTGGACTGGAAAGGGAGAAAATTGACGCCGAGTATAAGGAGTTGATTAAAGAGATTGCCCGGTTAAAGAGTCTTTTAAGTTCGAAGAAGTTGATGATGGGTGAAATCCGGCAGGAGTTACTTGAGTTGAAACAGAAGTTCGGAGATGAACGGCGCACCGAAATTCTTGCTGAAAAACCGGCCGAAGTTTCGATAGAGGATTTGATCAAGGAAGAGGATATGGCGGTGACGGTGACGCATCGTGGTTACATCAAACGGATGCCGGTGAGTGTTTACCGTCGTCAGGGGCGTGGGGGCCAGGGACGAACCGGGGTTCCGGTGGCAGAAGAGGATTTTGTCGAAGGGTTGTTCATTGCATCCACCCATGATTATATGATGTTCTTTACCGACCGGGGCAGGTGTTACTGGCAGAAGGTGTATGAGATTCCTGAGGGTTCTTATGCCTCAAAAGGGCGTTCCATCGCCAATTTAGTGGAAATGGAGAAGGACGAGGTGACAACTTCCTATGTGGCGGTGCGAGAGTTCTCGGCTGATAAGTATGTTTTCTTTGTCACCCGCCAGGGGATTGTTAAGCGGACAAGCCTCGAGGCATTTTCCAATCCGCGGCGCAAGGGTATTATTGCGATGACGGTCGACAATAACGATGCGTTGATTGCGACTCTTTTGACCTCGGGCAAGGACGAGATTCTACTGGTGACAAGAAATGGTATGGGCATAAAGTTCAAGGAAACTGATGTTAGGGAGATGGGCAGGAGTGCGGCTGGGGTTCGGGGAATTAAATTGGGAAAGGGTGATGAGGTGATTGGAGCGGTGGTTTGTGCACCGGGCAGTTCGCTGTTAACAATATTTGATAACGGGTTTGGTAAGCGCACTGATTTCGAACTGTTTCCAACTCAGAAGCGTGGGGGTAAAGGTGTTATTGCTGCTAAGCCAGTGGAAAAATCCGGCCGTCTTGCCTGTGCCAAGGCGGTGAGCGAAACATCAGAAATAATTGTTACTTCAAAACAGGGGATTGTAATCCGGGTGAAGTGTTCTGAAATCCGGAAGTGCGGTCGGGCAACAACCGGGGTAAAGGTGATGGCGGTGGAAAAGGGTGATGCGGTTGTTGATGTCGCCCTGGTTGAGGATTAA